In Camelina sativa cultivar DH55 chromosome 17, Cs, whole genome shotgun sequence, the genomic stretch TTGTGGTCTCTAATGATTTGCAATATCTAAGCATTCAGGATCAGATTTTGCGAAGACTGAGTCTTGACAAGGATTGGGAACAAGATACAGAAGAGGAAAGAGCTAAGGAGATACACAACATCCTGAAGGGGAGGAAGTTTATGCTGTTATTGGATGATCTAGGAAGCAAAGTAGATCTGGCCAAGGTAGGTGTTCCACCTATAACTTATCAAAACGGATCAGTTATATTGTTTACCACTCGTTCTAAGGAAGTTTGCGAAGACATGGATGCTGTTAGTATAGAAGTTAAACGTTTGTCAATAGCTGAATCTTGGGAATTGTTTCAGAAACAACTTGGAGATAACACTTTAAATAGCCATCCGGATATACCCGCTCTCGCTAGAGTAGTTGCTGGTAAATGTAACGGTTTGCCACTTGCACTCATTGTCATTGGCAAAACCATGGCACAAAAAAAGACTGTACAAGAATGGAGTCATGCTATTACTGCTCTGAATTTGCCTAGCGAAGAGTTTCTTCTAAGTAACGAAGGCGGGGTTCTTCCTCTTTTGATGGTCAGTTATGATAGTTTAGAGAGTGAAAAACTCAAATCCTGCTTCCtatattgttctttgtttccGGAAGATTATGAAATAGAGAAGCATGAATTGATAGAATATTGGTTATGCGAAGGATTTATTGATGGAGACAGAGATAAGGATGGAGctaacaaggaaggtcttgatataattaatttgttagTTTCTTCACATCTGTTGATGAATGGTGGAGTCACAACCAAAGTGAAAATGCATGGTGTGGTGCGTGAGATGGCTCTTTGGATAGCGACTGACTTTGGGAAACAGAAAGAAATACTTTGCGTTAAGTCCGGTGTGTGGTTACAACAGATACCTGAGGACATTATTAGTTCAAAGGTCGTAAGAAGGATGTCTTTCATGAATAATCAGATTGCGGAGATATCTTGCAGTCTCGAGTGCCCCGACCTCTCGACCTTACTACTCCAGAATAACAAGCTGGTGGATATCTCAGGTGAATTCTTTAGGTTTATGCCAGCAGTTGTAGTCTTGGATCTTTCTGAGAACAAGAGGCTTATTGGATTGCCGGAAGAAATTTCAAACTTAGGATCTTTGCAATACCTCAACTTGTCACACACAGGGATAAAATCATTACCAGTTGGTCTGAAGGCATTGAGGAAATTAATCTACTTGAATGTGGATTATACTTATAAACTGCGAAGCATTGTCGGGATAGTGATGAGTTTACAAAATCTCCAAGTGTTTAAGTTCTATAATTCCGGTGTTTGTATTAATGCCAGATTACTGGAAGAGTTACAAGTCTTGGAGCACTTAAAGCTTTTAAAAGCAACGGTCGATGATGCTGTGAGTTTGGAGAGGATACAAGGAGTGGACCGGTTGGCTAGTAGTATTCAAAGTTTATGCCTCAGAAAGATGTCAGCAGCGGTTGTGGTATTAAACACAGTAGCTCTGCGTGGTCTTCAAAGACTTGTGATACGGAACTGCAAAATACTTGAGATAAAGATAGATTGGGAAAGCAAAGAAAGGAAGGAAGTTATTCCAATTACAAGTTCTCCAAGCTTCGAGAACCTATCAAGCATTTTGATAAGTGACTTGGAAGGTCCAAGAGATTTGACATGGCTTGCATTTGCTCAAAATCTCGTGTATCTACATGTGATGAGGTCGTCAAGCATAGAAGagataataaacaaagaaaaaggaataagTATCAGAAGTGCCCATCGACATTTCGTTGCACCTTTTAGGAAACTGGAGTACCTTACGGTAACTGACATGGCTGAACTGAAGATAATCTGTGGGTATCCTCGGGCTCCTAGAAAGCTGACAGAGTTCATTGTCCGAAATTGCCCGAAGCTGCCACAGAGTTTGAGAGACAACGGAGAGAGTAGTGGGTGGATCGGTGGAGAATGAGAGAAGTAAGCTTCTCACAGCTACAAACTAGACTATTCTTCTAGTTTGCAGGAGGAAGTTACTACAGATGCGTTCTTGTTTCATtacctctccctctctctctctctcactttcatTTCTCTTTTGTGTGACTGTATCCTCTCAGTTATGAATTtgggtttgtgtttgtttattgtcAAGTGTGCATTTTGAGACAGTGTAACAATTCCAAGATACTTGTTTGGCTAAATTCTGTCATCATTGTGTGACTGCTCTGTTTCCTTCTCACAGTTTAAATGACCAAGTAACTAGCTTTTTCTCAAagttggaaacttttttttggtaagcgCATAAGATGGAGAGGCAAGTTCATGGAGGCGGCGGAGGAGAAGATCCTTGGCTTGCTCGAGACAAACTCTACCATGTAATATTCtgtttctcaatctctctcatcTTCGCCACGCTCGCCTCTCTCTCACGTTACTCGTTTCTACGCCGTCACTCCATCTGGATCGGATCTGCGTTCTCACTCTCCGCCGGTGCGGCTAAAGAAGCTGGTGATCAATTTGGTATCTTTCCTTCAGCAGGTGCCTCGGCAAGAGACGCAGTCGCTGACGCAATTGGAGTTGTGATTGCTGCTTTGGTTCTCTTCGTTTGGAAATCTCGCAGATCACGTTCTGAATCGAGTCAAATCCGACCCATCCTTCCGATTTGAATACAAGAAACAATTTAAAAAGCTTTGTTTAGTGTAGTTGTCATCCAAGAAGAATCTCCCAATTTTATTCAAAGCTTGATCATCGATTTGTGTCATGACTCATCACAGTGTTTTTGGTAATCTCATT encodes the following:
- the LOC104755902 gene encoding probable disease resistance protein At1g15890; this translates as MGNCVSLEMSSDGNGMHIDEANLEALQKAIQELNERRDDLLKRVIIEEDKGFQRLGQVQEWFSKVEVVEPQVNDLLESRSKQTKRLCLCGYCSLHFISGCSYGRKVLKKLNEVKGLLTNGVFEVLTERSFKPKGEKKHIQSPIGLTERLEMVYCQLQLYSRRTFGLYGMGGIGKTTLLASINNFFIETVNDFEVVIWVVVSNDLQYLSIQDQILRRLSLDKDWEQDTEEERAKEIHNILKGRKFMLLLDDLGSKVDLAKVGVPPITYQNGSVILFTTRSKEVCEDMDAVSIEVKRLSIAESWELFQKQLGDNTLNSHPDIPALARVVAGKCNGLPLALIVIGKTMAQKKTVQEWSHAITALNLPSEEFLLSNEGGVLPLLMVSYDSLESEKLKSCFLYCSLFPEDYEIEKHELIEYWLCEGFIDGDRDKDGANKEGLDIINLLVSSHLLMNGGVTTKVKMHGVVREMALWIATDFGKQKEILCVKSGVWLQQIPEDIISSKVVRRMSFMNNQIAEISCSLECPDLSTLLLQNNKLVDISGEFFRFMPAVVVLDLSENKRLIGLPEEISNLGSLQYLNLSHTGIKSLPVGLKALRKLIYLNVDYTYKLRSIVGIVMSLQNLQVFKFYNSGVCINARLLEELQVLEHLKLLKATVDDAVSLERIQGVDRLASSIQSLCLRKMSAAVVVLNTVALRGLQRLVIRNCKILEIKIDWESKERKEVIPITSSPSFENLSSILISDLEGPRDLTWLAFAQNLVYLHVMRSSSIEEIINKEKGISIRSAHRHFVAPFRKLEYLTVTDMAELKIICGYPRAPRKLTEFIVRNCPKLPQSLRDNGESSGWIGGE
- the LOC104755903 gene encoding uncharacterized protein LOC104755903; this translates as MERQVHGGGGGEDPWLARDKLYHVIFCFSISLIFATLASLSRYSFLRRHSIWIGSAFSLSAGAAKEAGDQFGIFPSAGASARDAVADAIGVVIAALVLFVWKSRRSRSESSQIRPILPI